Within the Clostridium scatologenes genome, the region CTTTAAAAGAAGGAGTTTCTCTTAACGAAAATTCCATTGAAAGTAAAGCAATAAAATCTAAAAAGCCTCAGTCAGAAGAAGTTAACTCTCTAGAATATGGAGTTCCAGTTAGATTATCAGCTTATCCATTATTTGATGAAGTCAGCAATGAAGTAGTAGCTGCTTTTAGTGTAACTACACCAAAAGAAATTGCTGTAAATCTACGCAATATGTCCTCTAATCTTGAAAATAATCTTACCGGAATATCATCTACTATCCAAGAATTAGCCGCATCTGCATCCCAAATACACGCTAATCAGCAAAATCTTAATACCACTATTAATGATATAACTGCTTTATCTCAAAAAATTAACGAAGTATCGCATTTTATAAAAGAAATTGCAGATGAAACTAAAATGTTAGGCTTAAATGCTTCCATAGAAGCAGCAAGGGCTGGAGAATTTGGCAAAGGGTTTGGAGTTGTTGCTAATGAAATCAGAAGATTATCTGATCAGTCAAAGGATACAATCCCTAAAATTACAAAATTAACACAAGACATAATATCTAAAGTGGATGAATCAAATAAAAAAAGTGAAAATTCTTTATCTGCCAGCCAAGAACAAGCTGCTGCTACAGAAGAAATTACAGCAAGCATAGAAGAAATAACCTCTACATGTGAAGAATTAAATAAAATTGCACATAGTCTTTAATACTTTTACTTAATGAAAAAAATTACAAAGCTAATTGAGCATTATATTTTAACTTTGTAATTTTTTTATTTTGGCTTGCTTAATTATATATACTTTTTTCACATAAGTGCTACTATTAATATAGAAGCAAACTATAAATGTTAAAATAATACTAGCAATACAATAAAACTATATTTCTACAATTTAGTTTTATTTAAAGGAGGTTAAAATGGACTTAATTAAAGATTATAGAAGTGATGCAGCAACATTGCCAACATTAGAAATGCGACAAGCTATGGCAAATGCCGAAGTAGGCGATGATTTTAATGGTGAAGATCCAACAGTAAATCGATTGGAAAAAATGAGTGCTAAAATATTTGGAAAAGAAGATGGTATGTTTGTTATTTCAGCTACTATGGCAAATCAAATAGCTATTATGACATCTACTCACCCTGGTGATGAGGTACTGGTAGGTGAAGAATCTCACATTTATAATATGGAAACTGGAGCACTAGCTGCTCTTTCAGGAGTTCAAACTAGACCTCTTCACAGCCAAAATGGACAGTTTGATTTTAAAAATGTAGAAAAATCAATTCATAAAAGTGGGTTACAATTTCCTTTAACAAAAATACTATGTTTAGAAAATACCTACGATTTAAACCGTGGAATTCCACTCTCCCAAGAGTACATGTCTGAGCTCTCCTTATTGGCATACAAAAATGATTTACTGGTGCATTTAGATGGAGCTAGAATAATTAATGCTGCAGTTGCTCTTAAAGTTGATCCTGAAATCCTATGTCAAGGAATTGATACAATGCAATTTTCTCTTTGCAAAGGATTAAGTGCTCCTGTGGGGTGTGTTCTTCTTGGTACAAAAGATTTTATTAGACAAGCGCGAAGAATGAGGCAAAGAATTGGAGGCGGAATGGCACAAGCAGGACATATAGCAGCCGCAGGTATTGTTGCACTTAAAACCATGATTCCCCAAATAAAAATTGATCATCTAAATGCTAAACGTTTAGCTGTTGGACTTGCCAATTTAAATAACAATCTAGTTGATGTAGAAAATACTTTAACTAATATAGTACAATTAAATCTTAAAAATATTAAAAAAGATGCTTACTATATATCTAGTGATCTTGAAAAACATGGTATAAAAATAAAAGTAATTGACTCAACAACTTGTCGATTTGTAACTCATAGATGTATTACAACAGAAGATATTGATGAGACAATTGATGTATTAAAAAATATATTACTGTAAAACATGCAATTATTATTTTAGCAGCCTCTTAGTAATAAATACATTCTAGGCATAAATATAGGACAAAGTTTAAAAAACTTTCTTATTTGCTATTTGAACTTTGTTCTTTATAATACTGTGTCACTTCGTTCTTTTAATTAATTGGAAGCATTACATCAATTATTGTTCCTCTAGGAACATTTTTTTCAGCTCTTATAGTTCCTCCATGCTTTAACACTATCCATTTAGCAATGGATAAGCCTAATCCTGTTCCACCTGTCTCTCTTGCTCTGCTTTTATCTCCCCTGTAGAATCTTTCAAATATTAATTCTTTTTCTTTTTCTTTTATACCTGCACCATCGTCTTTTACAACAATACTGCATTTATTATCCTTCCTTTTAACATTTATCTCAATGTTTCCTTGTTCACAAGTATACTTCAGTGCATTATCTAAAAGAATTACTAAAAGTTGGTGTATTCTCTCTTCATCACAATTTATCTTTAAACCTTTTATTCCCTCTATTTTTATATGTTTATGTTCTATTTCCGCTATTTCAATGTATGGTTCAGACACTTTTTTTATTAGTTCTGTTATATCTACAAGCCTTTTTTCTATTTCTATTGCATTAGAATCAGAACGAGCAAGTGTCAATAAATCAGATACTAATTTAGATAATCTTCTTATTTCAGAAAGAACTGTACCTAAATAACTTGCATTTTCTATTACTGTGCTATTGGGTTTTTGGAAAACTAATTGTACTTGAGATTGTATTATAGTCAAAGGTGTCCTCATTTCATGAGAAGCATCTTCAACAAACTGCCTCTGCTTTTTCCATGCAGTAACTATAGGAACCATAGTTCTTTCAGCTAAAAACCATCCTGCTGATATAGAAACTAAAAATATTATTCCCCCACCTAAAATTATAATTTTCAAAATATTATTCATAAACTCTTTCTCTGAGTTTGTGTTTCTAAGCAATTGAACCATAACCGTTTTATTATTTAATTGAGTACTAAAGGCTATTGTTCTAAAATTAAATTTTTTGAACTTAACATCATATAATTCATCTATTTTTACTGGTTTAATGTACTCTTCATTGCTTTTGTAAAATATTGGCATATGCGTATCAGAAAGAATATTTCCTTTATTATCTCTAGTTATAGAAATCACTCTAGGATCTAACATATATAAATTAGCATTGTTGTTTTTAAAGTTCATTTCAATTATTCTCATAGAAACAGATAAACTTCTATCTACTTCCGAATATAAACTAGATTTTGCATAAAAATATATGACCACATTAAATATTAAAAAAAGTATAGAAAAAACTATAGCATTTATCAATGCAAGCTTAAGTTTTAATTTTTTAAACATTTATTCTCCTCATCTATTTTAAACATGTATCCTACTCCTCTTACAGTCTTTATACAATTATAGCAGCCATGTTGTTCCAACATCTTTCTTAGCTTATGTATATATACTTCTACAATATTTATAGTAGTATCTGATTCAAATCCCCATATTCTATGAAATATTTGTTCTTTTGTAATAATAGAATCTTTATTATTAATTAAGTACTCTAAAATATCAAATAATTTAGTTTGAAGTTCTACTTTTTCCCCACTAATTAATAGTTCTCTAGACTTAGTATTAAGCTCTAATATACCGCATTTTAATATATTTTGAGATATAAGTGCCCCAGATCTTCTAAGCAATGCATCTATTCTAATTTTTAATTCTTCTATATAAAAAGGCTTGACAATATAATCATCAGCTCCCATTTTAAAGCCTTTTATCTTATCCTCCAAAGAATCCTTTGCGGTGAGAAACAATACTGGAGTATATATGCCTTCCTGCCTAATAGTCTTAAGTATTCTATCACCACTCAAATTTGGAAGCATTATATCAAGAATTATGGTATCATATATATTTTGTTGTGCCATATATAAACCATCTTCGCCATCTGAAGCACTATCTATAGTATAGTACTTATTTAGACTATTTCTTATAGATTGTAAAATTGATTTATCATCTTCTACCACAAGTATTCTCATAGTATATTACTCCTTCTACTTATTAGACTTCAAAACACTTTACTCATGATAGTTTTTCCTAAGAATAAAACTATATTCTTAACATATTCCTAAATAACTAAAATGCTCACTCTATGGTTGACAGCTTAACTATCTTCCATAAAGTAAGCATATTTCATTTGCATTTTAAACTATAACATTGAAACCACATAAGCTGTAAAAAGTTCAAAAAGTTCGATAAAATTTCTGGGATCCTTTCCCGAAACTTTCTTAATCCTTTCCAACCTATAATTTAATGTATTTCTATGTACATGTAAAGCTTGTGCAGTTGTTTGCATTTCTCCATTGTTATACACATAAGCTATAAGTGTGTTTAAAAGATCTGCTTGATTTCCTTCCGATTTTAATATTTTAACTACTTTTTTC harbors:
- a CDS encoding sensor histidine kinase, which codes for MFKKLKLKLALINAIVFSILFLIFNVVIYFYAKSSLYSEVDRSLSVSMRIIEMNFKNNNANLYMLDPRVISITRDNKGNILSDTHMPIFYKSNEEYIKPVKIDELYDVKFKKFNFRTIAFSTQLNNKTVMVQLLRNTNSEKEFMNNILKIIILGGGIIFLVSISAGWFLAERTMVPIVTAWKKQRQFVEDASHEMRTPLTIIQSQVQLVFQKPNSTVIENASYLGTVLSEIRRLSKLVSDLLTLARSDSNAIEIEKRLVDITELIKKVSEPYIEIAEIEHKHIKIEGIKGLKINCDEERIHQLLVILLDNALKYTCEQGNIEINVKRKDNKCSIVVKDDGAGIKEKEKELIFERFYRGDKSRARETGGTGLGLSIAKWIVLKHGGTIRAEKNVPRGTIIDVMLPIN
- a CDS encoding response regulator transcription factor; its protein translation is MRILVVEDDKSILQSIRNSLNKYYTIDSASDGEDGLYMAQQNIYDTIILDIMLPNLSGDRILKTIRQEGIYTPVLFLTAKDSLEDKIKGFKMGADDYIVKPFYIEELKIRIDALLRRSGALISQNILKCGILELNTKSRELLISGEKVELQTKLFDILEYLINNKDSIITKEQIFHRIWGFESDTTINIVEVYIHKLRKMLEQHGCYNCIKTVRGVGYMFKIDEENKCLKN
- a CDS encoding methyl-accepting chemotaxis protein gives rise to the protein MISKKSLDDLKVFTEFEANLIPGGVVYGITEGDTMTWVKYSDNLDLNVFYVGLKLNHNSTTMTSIREKRAISQNIPRSIYGMRLTVSSIPIIDEQGNSIGAFSMAIPKLHPVVKAFPDFAPMLSEMFAEGVQLRLTDLNKIVLTQSSQKFDIPSLKEGVSLNENSIESKAIKSKKPQSEEVNSLEYGVPVRLSAYPLFDEVSNEVVAAFSVTTPKEIAVNLRNMSSNLENNLTGISSTIQELAASASQIHANQQNLNTTINDITALSQKINEVSHFIKEIADETKMLGLNASIEAARAGEFGKGFGVVANEIRRLSDQSKDTIPKITKLTQDIISKVDESNKKSENSLSASQEQAAATEEITASIEEITSTCEELNKIAHSL
- a CDS encoding GntG family PLP-dependent aldolase, translating into MDLIKDYRSDAATLPTLEMRQAMANAEVGDDFNGEDPTVNRLEKMSAKIFGKEDGMFVISATMANQIAIMTSTHPGDEVLVGEESHIYNMETGALAALSGVQTRPLHSQNGQFDFKNVEKSIHKSGLQFPLTKILCLENTYDLNRGIPLSQEYMSELSLLAYKNDLLVHLDGARIINAAVALKVDPEILCQGIDTMQFSLCKGLSAPVGCVLLGTKDFIRQARRMRQRIGGGMAQAGHIAAAGIVALKTMIPQIKIDHLNAKRLAVGLANLNNNLVDVENTLTNIVQLNLKNIKKDAYYISSDLEKHGIKIKVIDSTTCRFVTHRCITTEDIDETIDVLKNILL